In a single window of the Arachis hypogaea cultivar Tifrunner chromosome 6, arahy.Tifrunner.gnm2.J5K5, whole genome shotgun sequence genome:
- the LOC140173617 gene encoding uncharacterized protein: MKNLFWRIAEKKINLKERQVQKGTREVRWRPPPADWIKANVDASFKKNTGKGAIAVVYRDNRGKILLGFIGLIQANSVTVAEALAIRQALIIANNLFMGKVLIESDNLKIIQAIKFKSPIGEAWAIIQNIQLLLEQLPGRGITWTPKEGNLLAHKVAREAELGNLHSNWSMQPPLEILRIMHNESKKQ; encoded by the coding sequence ATGAAAAATCTGTTTTGGAGAATAGCGGAAAAGaagataaatttaaaagaaagacagGTTCAAAAAGGAACGAGAGAGGTTCGTTGGAGGCCACCCCCTGCGGATTGGATCAAGGCAAATGTGGATGCTTCTTTCAAAAAGAATACAGGCAAAGGAGCTATAGCAGTGGTGTACAGAGATAATAGAGGAAAGATTTTATTAGGTTTCATAGGATTAATTCAAGCAAACTCAGTCACAGTAGCAGAAGCTTTAGCAATCAGACAAGCTCTAATCATTGCAAATAATTTGTTCATGGGAAAAGTTCTCATTGAATCAGATAATCTAAAAATCATACAAGCAATTAAATTCAAGAGTCCAATTGGTGAAGCATGGGCAATTATTCAGAACATTCAGCTGTTATTGGAACAATTACCTGGTAGGGGCATAACTTGGACTCCCAAAGAAGGAAATCTTCTTGCACATAAAGTGGCCAGAGAAGCAGAATTAGGGAACCTTCATTCAAATTGGAGCATGCAACCACCATTAGAAATTCTGCGTATTATGCACAATGAAAGTAAGAAGCAATAG
- the LOC112696205 gene encoding uncharacterized protein isoform X1 — MGRKPSASKNSSIDKVPIAMFSLKHGNPSLERVVPQPFTGNITSPGPVDPNSNCMRSPLRCPNPPVDGAVMHNARTPVQQQVNQPWLSYTKKKSKSHSSYVRRSERIKSAVVHTDKKIRGIQYIEDGDSEKDEPDAQMEQVLSELGPQVQPEPEPEHEPEPDPEPAAENSYLKSLDEKVESILRRIEALENLKFKVDGNAGPYEAPSATANDYLSLYIESQKKVESLTAKLENALGKVEVYEKENQVLTDVLDKMKDAINASMVSNLSKATEAAVNASSQAIRTACSAKRKRDAQET, encoded by the exons ATGGGGAGAAAACCCAGTGCTTCCAAGAACTCTTCCATCGACAAGGTTCCCATTGCCATG TTCTCTTTGAAGCATGGAAACCCTTCTCTGGAGAGGGTGGTACCACAACCTTTCACTGGGAACATTACATCACCAGGGCCAGTAGACCCAAACTCAAACTGCATGCGTTCTCCACTGAGGTGTCCGAATCCCCCGGTGGATGGAGCTGTAATGCATAATGCAAGAACCCCGGTGCAACAGCAAGTGAACCAACCTTGGCTTTCATATACTAAGAAAAAATCTAAATCCCATAGTTCATATGTGAGGCGTTCTGAGCGCATTAAAAGTGCAGTTGTTCATACTGATAAAAAAATTCGTGGAATTCAATATATTGAAGATGGAGATAGTGAAAAAGATGAACCAGATGCTCAAATGGAACAAGTATTGTCTGAGCTAGGGCCACAAGTACAACCAGAACCAGAACCTGAGCATGAGCCCGAGCCCGATCCCGAGCCTGCTGCAGAAAATTCATACTTGAAGAGTTTGGATGAAAAAGTTGAAAGTATCTTGCGGAGAATAGAAGctcttgaaaatttaaaattcaag GTTGATGGAAATGCTGGCCCATATGAAGCTCCATCTGCTACAGCTAATGATTATCTGAGCTTGTATATTGAATCACAGAAGAAG GTTGAATCTTTAACTGCAAAGTTGGAAAATGCTCTTGGAAAAGTTGAAGTG TATGAGAAAGAGAATCAGGTTTTGACTGATGTTTTGGATAAGATGAAGGATGCCATTAATGCTTCTATGGTTTCAAATCTGTCAAAAGCTACTGAAGCGGCTGTGAATGCATCATCCCAAGCAATCCGCACTGCATGTTCAGCTAAAAGAAAGAGAGATGCTCAAGAAACTTGA
- the LOC112696205 gene encoding uncharacterized protein isoform X2, producing the protein MGRKPSASKNSSIDKVPIAMHGNPSLERVVPQPFTGNITSPGPVDPNSNCMRSPLRCPNPPVDGAVMHNARTPVQQQVNQPWLSYTKKKSKSHSSYVRRSERIKSAVVHTDKKIRGIQYIEDGDSEKDEPDAQMEQVLSELGPQVQPEPEPEHEPEPDPEPAAENSYLKSLDEKVESILRRIEALENLKFKVDGNAGPYEAPSATANDYLSLYIESQKKVESLTAKLENALGKVEVYEKENQVLTDVLDKMKDAINASMVSNLSKATEAAVNASSQAIRTACSAKRKRDAQET; encoded by the exons ATGGGGAGAAAACCCAGTGCTTCCAAGAACTCTTCCATCGACAAGGTTCCCATTGCCATG CATGGAAACCCTTCTCTGGAGAGGGTGGTACCACAACCTTTCACTGGGAACATTACATCACCAGGGCCAGTAGACCCAAACTCAAACTGCATGCGTTCTCCACTGAGGTGTCCGAATCCCCCGGTGGATGGAGCTGTAATGCATAATGCAAGAACCCCGGTGCAACAGCAAGTGAACCAACCTTGGCTTTCATATACTAAGAAAAAATCTAAATCCCATAGTTCATATGTGAGGCGTTCTGAGCGCATTAAAAGTGCAGTTGTTCATACTGATAAAAAAATTCGTGGAATTCAATATATTGAAGATGGAGATAGTGAAAAAGATGAACCAGATGCTCAAATGGAACAAGTATTGTCTGAGCTAGGGCCACAAGTACAACCAGAACCAGAACCTGAGCATGAGCCCGAGCCCGATCCCGAGCCTGCTGCAGAAAATTCATACTTGAAGAGTTTGGATGAAAAAGTTGAAAGTATCTTGCGGAGAATAGAAGctcttgaaaatttaaaattcaag GTTGATGGAAATGCTGGCCCATATGAAGCTCCATCTGCTACAGCTAATGATTATCTGAGCTTGTATATTGAATCACAGAAGAAG GTTGAATCTTTAACTGCAAAGTTGGAAAATGCTCTTGGAAAAGTTGAAGTG TATGAGAAAGAGAATCAGGTTTTGACTGATGTTTTGGATAAGATGAAGGATGCCATTAATGCTTCTATGGTTTCAAATCTGTCAAAAGCTACTGAAGCGGCTGTGAATGCATCATCCCAAGCAATCCGCACTGCATGTTCAGCTAAAAGAAAGAGAGATGCTCAAGAAACTTGA